The following DNA comes from Mycobacteroides immunogenum.
TCAAGGAGACCATCGAGGCATTCGACAAGCTCACCAAGGGCGAGTTCGATCACCTGCCCGAGCAGGCGTTCTTCCTCATCGGTGGCTTGGACGATCTGGCGAAGAAGGCCGAAAGCCTCGGCGCCAAGCTGTGATGAGCGCTTGCGCGAAGAACGCAAGGCTGAGCTTCGTCTCTTCTGAAGGAGGTGCATTGAATGTCCGAGATTGACGTCGAGATCGTCGCCGTCGAGCGTGAGATCTGGTCGGGTAAGGCCACATTCGTCTTCACCCGCACGACCTCCGGCGAAATCGGCATCTTGCCGCACCACATTCCGTTGGTGGCGCAGCTGGTGGACGATGCGGCGGTCAAGATCGAGCGCGAGGGTGCCGACGACCTGTGGTGGGCCATCGACGGAGGATTCCTGTCGATCACCGACACCAAGGTCAGCATCCTTGCCGAGTCCGCACAGGCACGTGCGGACATCGACGAGTCCAAGGCCAAGACCGATTCGGGTTCCGAGGATGCACGGGTAGCGGCGCAGGGGCGCGCGCGTCTGCGTGCGCTCGGCCAGACGGTCTAGTACTACCAACACGGCCAACTAAGGAAATACCGCTTTGAGCGTGACGGCGATGATCGAGATATCGGTCATCGCCGTCCTCGCTTTGGCGGTGGCCGCGTTGAGCTTCCGGCTGCTCAAGTTGCGCAATGGGGGCACCGCGGCACTGTTGCGCGATATGCCGGAGACGGGGGAGGGCCGCTGGCGCCATGGCGTCATGCGGTATCGCGAATCTCAGGCCGAGTTCTATCGGCTTTCCAGTGTGCGGCTCTGGCCCGATCGCCAGCTGTCCCGCCGCGATCTTGAAATCATCGACCGCCGGATCCCGCGGGGTGACGAGTACGACATCATGACCGCCGAGATCGTGGTGTTGCAGTTGCGCGATGGTGCACGCGATTACGAAATGGCGCTGGACCGCGGCGCTTTGACGGCGTTCATGTCCTGGGTGGAGTCCCGTCCATCGCCTCGGGCGCAGCGCCGCAGCCGGGATCGTTAGGCCGGCTGCGCCGGGCCTCCCGGCCTCCAGAGTGTGTCTTTTCCGTCGTTGGCGACCCGCGACAGGATGAACAGTAGGTCCGAGAGCCGGTTCAGATATTTGGCGGTCAAAACGTTGGTGCTCTCGGGATAGGCCTCGATGGCCTCCCAGGCCGAGCGCTCCGCCCGTCGCGCGACTGTCCGCGCCACGTGCAGCAAGGCTGAGAGCGGGGTTCCGCCCGGCAGTACAAAGGAATTCAGTTTCGGCAGATTCTCGTTGTACTCGTCACACCAAGCCTCTAGACGGTCGATGTACGGCTGGGTGATGCGCAGCGGTGGGTACTGCGGATCGGGGATGACGGGCGTGGATAGGTCCGCGCCCGCGTCGAACAGGTCGTTTTGAATCTGCAGCAGCAGGGCACCGACGGCCTGACTGGGGCCACCGAGCACCACGGCGGCACCGATGGCCGCATTGGCCTCGTCACAATCGGCGTAGGCGATCAGCCGCGGATCGTTCTTCGGCACCCGCGAGAAGTCGCTCAGACCCGTGGTGCCGTCGTCCCCGGTGCGGGTGTAGATGCGAGTGAGGTGGACGCCACTGGAGGCTGTTCGCTTGTGTGGGGGGTCTGTCTCACTCACGGAAGCCTCATCGGTCATGCGTCGTGACGTTACCCGGCTACGCTGTCGGGCGTGAGCGAGCATTTCTTGGTGACCGGCGGCGCCCGGCTGACAGGCAACGTGGCGGTTACCGGCGCCAAGAACAGCGTGCTCAAGTTGATGGCGGCCGCACTCCTGGCGGAGGGGACCAGCACCATCACCAACTGTCCGGACATCCTGGATGTCCCGCTCATGGCCGAGGTGTTGCGGGGATTGGGTGCGACAGTCGAGTTGGAAGGCGATGTCGTGCGGATCACTTCGCCCGATGAGCCGAAGTACGACGCCGACTTCGCGGCGGTCAGACAGTTCCGTGCTTCGGTCTGCGTCTTGGGGCCGCTGGTGGGCCGCTGCCGTAGGGCCAAGGTCGCGCTGCCCGGTGGCGATGCGATCGGGTCGCGGCCGCTCGATATGCACCAGGCGGGTCTGCGCCAGCTCGGTGCGGAATGCACGATTGAACATGGGTGCGTGGTTGCGGAGGCAAAGGCCTTGCACGGAGCCGACATTCATCTCGAATTTCCCTCAGTGGGCGCCACCGAGAACATTCTGATGGCCGCGGTGCTGGCCGACGGTGTCACCACGATCCATAACGCGGCGCGTGAACCCGATGTGGTGGACCTGTGCACCATGTTGGTGCAGATGGGGGCGGAGATCGAGGGCGCCGGAACGTCGACACTGACGGTGACCGGTGTGTCCAAGCTGCACCCCACCGAGCATCGCGTTATTGGAGACCGAATCGTCGCTGCGACTTGGGGTCTCGCGGCGGCAATGACTCGTGGCGACGTCACGGTCACCGGAGTGGATCCGGAGCATCTGCAGTTGGTGCTACACAAACTGCACGACGCCGGGGCGACAGTTACTCAGAGCGACAATGGTTTTCGCGTTGTCCAGTATGAGCGGCCGAAGGCGATCAACGTGGCCACCCTGCCATTCCCTGGATTCCCAACTGACTTGCAGCCCATGGCAATTGGGCTGGCCGCGATAGCGGACGGCACCTCCATGATCACCGAGAACGTGTTCGAGGCCCGATTCCGCTTTGTCGAGGAGATGATGCGGCTGGGCGCCGATGCCCGGACCGACGGGCACCACGCGGTGGTGCGGGGTATCCGGCAACTGTCGAGTGCGCCGGTCTGGTCATCGGATATCCGTGCCGGCGCGGGCCTGGTGCTGGCGGGTCTGGTGGCGGACGGCGTCACAGAGGTATACGATGTGTTTCATATCGACCGCGGTTACCCGTTGTTCGTGGAGAACCTCCAGAGCTTGGGTGCCGAAGTCGAGCGGGTCAGCTAGCGCTGACCAAGCCCCCAACCCGAAGTTGACTGAAGTTCATTGGACTTGGTACAGTGGTGGGGTTGCCCTGAAAGAGCGAGGCCGGGACGAGGAAGCGATTCCGAAATTCCGGTTGTAGGTCGGTGTGCGTTTGACCGGCCAAAACCCCAGAGTGTTATTCAAGTTTTTTGAATTTGATGTAATTCTTGGGTTGTTCATGAAGAGCAATAGCCGGGGTTTGCGAATGTTATTCGGGAATGTCGGCGGTTGGTTGGTGTGCAGGTGACTGGCCGAAATCGGGAATTTGCTTCGGGTTCACGGACTTGATACGGTTTCCGAGTTGCCCGAGAGGGTGGCGGAACGGGGTTCCGGGAGTTGGTTTTCCGGGGTTTTGTTCAAATAGTTTGGTGTGTTGTTTGAGAACTCAATAGTGTGTCAGTGTTTACAAGACATTTTGTTATGTCGTGACATTTTATTATGTCGAAAAAACAATTCTTTTGTCAGTTGTTTTGTCGGGGTTAAATTTTGTTTGGAGAGTTTGATCCTGGCTCAGGACGAACGCTGGCGGCGTGCTTAACACATGCAAGTCGAACGGAAAGGCCCTTCGGGGTACTCGAGTGGCGAACGGGTGAGTAACACGTGGGTGATCTGCCCTGCACTCTGGGATAAGCCTGGGAAACTGGGTCTAATACCGGATAGGACCGCATGCTTCATGGTGTGTGGTGCAAAGCTTTTGCGGTGTGGGATGAGCCCGCGGCCTATCAGCTTGTTGGTGGGGTAATGGCCTACCAAGGCGACGACGGGTAGCCGGCCTGAGAGGGTGACCGGCCACACTGGGACTGAGATACGGCCCAGACTCCTACGGGAGGCAGCAGTGGGGAATATTGCACAATGGGCGCAAGCCTGATGCAGCGACGCCGCGTGAGGGATGACGGCCTTCGGGTTGTAAACCTCTTTCAGTAGGGACGAAGCGAAAGTGACGGTACCTACAGAAGAAGGACCGGCCAACTACGTGCCAGCAGCCGCGGTAATACGTAGGGTCCGAGCGTTGTCCGGAATTACTGGGCGTAAAGAGCTCGTAGGTGGTTTGTCGCGTTGTTCGTGAAAACTCACAGCTTAACTGTGGGCGTGCGGGCGATACGGGCAGACTAGAGTACTGCAGGGGAGACTGGAATTCCTGGTGTAGCGGTGGAATGCGCAGATATCAGGAGGAACACCGGTGGCGAAGGCGGGTCTCTGGGCAGTAACTGACGCTGAGGAGCGAAAGCGTGGGTAGCGAACAGGATTAGATACCCTGGTAGTCCACGCCGTAAACGGTGGGTACTAGGTGTGGGTTTCCTTCCTTGGGATCCGTGCCGTAGCTAACGCATTAAGTACCCCGCCTGGGGAGTACGGTCGCAAGACTAAAACTCAAAGGAATTGACGGGGGCCCGCACAAGCGGCGGAGCATGTGGATTAATTCGATGCAACGCGAAGAACCTTACCTGGGTTTGACATGCACAGGACGTATCTAGAGATAGGTATTCCCTTGTGGCCTGTGTGCAGGTGGTGCATGGCTGTCGTCAGCTCGTGTCGTGAGATGTTGGGTTAAGTCCCGCAACGAGCGCAACCCTTGTCCTATGTTGCCAGCGGGTAATGCCGGGGACTCGTAGGAGACTGCCGGGGTCAACTCGGAGGAAGGTGGGGATGACGTCAAGTCATCATGCCCCTTATGTCCAGGGCTTCACACATGCTACAATGGCCAGTACAGAGGGCTGCGAAGCCGTAAGGTGGAGCGAATCCCTTAAAGCTGGTCTCAGTTCGGATTGGGGTCTGCAACTCGACCCCATGAAGTCGGAGTCGCTAGTAATCGCAGATCAGCAACGCTGCGGTGAATACGTTCCCGGGCCTTGTACACACCGCCCGTCACGTCATGAAAGTCGGTAACACCCGAAGCCAGTGGCCTAACCCTTGTGGAGGGAGCTGTCGAAGGTGGGATCGGCGATTGGGACGAAGTCGTAACAAGGTAGCCGTACCGGAAGGTGCGGCTGGATCACCTCCTTTCTAAGGAGCACCATTTCCCCGCCGAATGAGCGTGGGAACATAAAGCGGGTTTCTGTAGTGGTTTCCTGCTTGGTGAATATGTTTTATAAATCCTGTCCGCTCTCGTTATCGAGGTGGATGGGTAGTCGGCAAGACGTCGGACTGTCAAAAGAATTGGAATGCTGGCACACTGTTGGGTCCTGAGGCAACACATTGTGTTGTCGCCCTGCTTGGTGGTGGGGTGTGGACTTTGACTTCTGAATAGTGGTTGCGAGCATCTAAACAAGCCTCGCTCGATTTTTCGGGTGGGGCTGGTTTTTGCAATTTTATTAGCTAAGTTCTTAAGGGCGCATGGTGAATGCCTTGGCACTAGAAGCCGAAGAAGGACGTAGGAGGCTGCGATAAGCCTCGGGGAGCTGCCAACCGAGCTTTGATCCGAGGATGTCCGAATGGGGAAACCCAGCACGAGTGATGTCGTGTTACCCACTGCTGAATATATAGGTTGTGGGAGGAAACGCGGGGAAGTGAAACATCTCAGTACCCGTAGGAAGAGAAAACAACCGTGATTCCGTGAGTAGTGGCGAGCGAAAGCGGAAGATGGCTAAACCGTATGCATGTGATACCTGGTAGGGGTTGTGTGTGCGGGGTTGTGGGAGTTGTACTTGCCGGTTCTACCAGGCCGGCGGACAGTAAAAAAGTGTTGTGATTAGCGGAAGTGGTCTGGGACGGCCCGCCGCAGACGGTGAGAGTCCGGTACGCGAAAATCCGACACCTGTCTCGTACTTCATCCCGAGTAGCAGCGGGCTCGTGGAATCTGCTGTGAATCTGCCGGGACCACCCGGTAAGCCTAAATACTCTCTAGTGACCGATAGCGGATTAGTACCGTGAGGGAATGGTGAAAAGTACCCCGGGAGGGGAGTGAAATAGTACCTGAAACCATGTGCCTACAATCCGTCAAAGCCTCCTTGTGGGGTGATGGCGTGCCTTTTGAAGAATGAGCCTGCGAGTCAGGGACACGTCGCGAGGTTAACCCGTGTGGGGTAGCCGTAGCGAAAGCGAGTCTGAATAGGGCGCCCGTAGTGGCGTGTTCTGGACCCGAAGCGGAGTGATCTACCCATGGCCAGGGTGAAGCGGCGGTAAGACGCCGTGGAGGCCCGAACCCACTTAGGTTGAAGACTGAGGGGATGAGCTGTGGGTAGGGGTGAAAGGCCAATCAAACTCCGTGATAGCTGGTTCTCCCCGAAATGCATTTAGGTGCAGCGTCGCGTGTTTCTTGTTGGAGGTAGAGCTACTGGATGGCCGATGGGCCCTACTAGGTTACTGACGTCAGCCAAACTCCGAATGCCAATAAGTGAGAGCGCGGCAGTGAGACGGCGGGGGAGAAGCTCCGTACGTCGAGAGGGAAACAGCCCAGATCGCCGGCTAAGGCCCCTAAGCGTGTACTAAGTGGAAAAGGATGTGCAGTCGCGAAGACAACCAGGAGGTTGGCTTAGAAGCAGCCACCCTTGAAAGAGTGCGTAATAGCTCACTGGTCAAGTGATTGTGCGCCGACAATGTAGCGGGGCTCAAGTACACCGCCGAAGCCGCGGCATTCATGCAATACATTCCCTTCGGGGCAGTGGCATGGATGGGTAGGGGAGCGTCCTGCACCCAGCGAAGCTGCGGAGTAATCCAGCAGTGGAGGGTGCGGGAGTGAGAATGCAGGCATGAGTAGCGACAGGCAAGTGAGAAACTTGCCCGCCGAATGACCAAGGGTTCCTGGGCCAGGCTAGTCCTCCCAGGGTAAGTCGGGACCTAAGGCGAGGCCGACAGGCGTAGTCGATGGACAACGGGTTGATATTCCCGTACCCGTGTGTGCGCGCCCATGATGAATCATCGGTACTAACCACCCAAAAGGTTCTAGATCAATCTCTTCGGAGTGCGACGTGAACCCGCTGCGTGGGACCTTCGGTGGTAGTAGTCAAGCGATGGGGTGACGCAGGAAGGTAGCTGTACCGGTTAGTGGTTTACCGGAGCAAGCCCGTAGGACGACATCTAGGCAAATCCGGGTGTCATA
Coding sequences within:
- a CDS encoding DUF2550 domain-containing protein — encoded protein: MIEISVIAVLALAVAALSFRLLKLRNGGTAALLRDMPETGEGRWRHGVMRYRESQAEFYRLSSVRLWPDRQLSRRDLEIIDRRIPRGDEYDIMTAEIVVLQLRDGARDYEMALDRGALTAFMSWVESRPSPRAQRRSRDR
- a CDS encoding F0F1 ATP synthase subunit epsilon, translating into MSEIDVEIVAVEREIWSGKATFVFTRTTSGEIGILPHHIPLVAQLVDDAAVKIEREGADDLWWAIDGGFLSITDTKVSILAESAQARADIDESKAKTDSGSEDARVAAQGRARLRALGQTV
- the murA gene encoding UDP-N-acetylglucosamine 1-carboxyvinyltransferase, which gives rise to MSEHFLVTGGARLTGNVAVTGAKNSVLKLMAAALLAEGTSTITNCPDILDVPLMAEVLRGLGATVELEGDVVRITSPDEPKYDADFAAVRQFRASVCVLGPLVGRCRRAKVALPGGDAIGSRPLDMHQAGLRQLGAECTIEHGCVVAEAKALHGADIHLEFPSVGATENILMAAVLADGVTTIHNAAREPDVVDLCTMLVQMGAEIEGAGTSTLTVTGVSKLHPTEHRVIGDRIVAATWGLAAAMTRGDVTVTGVDPEHLQLVLHKLHDAGATVTQSDNGFRVVQYERPKAINVATLPFPGFPTDLQPMAIGLAAIADGTSMITENVFEARFRFVEEMMRLGADARTDGHHAVVRGIRQLSSAPVWSSDIRAGAGLVLAGLVADGVTEVYDVFHIDRGYPLFVENLQSLGAEVERVS
- a CDS encoding cob(I)yrinic acid a,c-diamide adenosyltransferase yields the protein MSETDPPHKRTASSGVHLTRIYTRTGDDGTTGLSDFSRVPKNDPRLIAYADCDEANAAIGAAVVLGGPSQAVGALLLQIQNDLFDAGADLSTPVIPDPQYPPLRITQPYIDRLEAWCDEYNENLPKLNSFVLPGGTPLSALLHVARTVARRAERSAWEAIEAYPESTNVLTAKYLNRLSDLLFILSRVANDGKDTLWRPGGPAQPA